One Capsicum annuum cultivar UCD-10X-F1 chromosome 2, UCD10Xv1.1, whole genome shotgun sequence genomic window carries:
- the LOC107860022 gene encoding thioredoxin H-type 2, whose amino-acid sequence MAEEGQVFSVHTVDEWNEHLQKGIDNKKLMVVDFTASWCGPCKFIAPFLAELAKKIPNVTFLKVDVDELKSVATDWAVEAMPTFMFIKEGNIVDKVVGAKKDELQQTIAKHISSSSSSA is encoded by the exons ATGGCAGAGGAAGGGCAAGTCTTTAGCGTTCACACTGTTGATGAATGGAACGAGCATCTCCAAAAGGGAATTGATAACAAAAAACTG ATGGTTGTGGACTTCACTGCTTCTTGGTGTGGTCCCTGTAAGTTCATTGCCCCATTCCTTGCAGAGTTGGCCAAGAAGATACCCAATGTTACCTTCCTGAAAGTGGATGTGGATGAATTGAAG TCAGTAGCTACTGATTGGGCTGTGGAGGCAATGCCAACCTTCATGTTCATCAAGGAGGGGAACATTGTTGATAAGGTGGTAGGAGCCAAAAAAGATGAGCTGCAGCAGACCATTGCCAAGCACATCAGTAGTAGCTCCTCATCAGCCTAA
- the LOC107860021 gene encoding beta-galactosidase 3 translates to MEVKWVLLWCVVLFISCELIHCHVTYDRKAIVINGQRRLLFSGSIHYPRSTPEMWEDLINKAKEGGLDVVETYVFWNVHEPSPGNYNFEGRYDLVRFVKTVQKAGLYAHLRIGPYVCAEWNFGGFPVWLKYVPGISFRADNEPFKNAMKGYAEKIVNLMKSHNLFESQGGPIILSQIENEYGPQAKVLGAPGHQYATWAANMAVGLDTGVPWVMCKEEDAPDPVINTCNGFYCDNFFPNKPYKPAIWTEAWSGWFSEFGGPLHQRPVQDLAFAVAQFIQRGGSFVNYYMYHGGTNFGRSAGGPFITTSYDYDAPIDEYGLIRQPKYGHLKELHRAVKMCEKSIVSADPAITSLGNLQQAYVYSSETGGCAAFLSNNDANSAARVMFNNMHYNLPPWSISILPDCRNVVFNTAKVGVQTSKMEMLPTNSEMLSWESYNEDISALDDSSSIRSFGLLEQINVTRDTSDYLWYITSVDIGSTESFLHGGELPTLIVETTGHAMHVFINGQLSGSAFGTRKNRRFVFKGKVNLRAGTNRIALLSVAVGLPNIGGHFETWSTGVLGPVAIHGLDQGKWDLSWAKWTYQVGLKGEAMNLVSPNSISAVDWMQGSLIAQKQQPLTWHKAYFNTPNGDEPLALDMSSMGKGQVWINGQSIGRYWTAYATGDCNGCHYSGTFRPPKCQLGCGEPTQKWYHVPRSWLKPNQNLLVLFEELGGDPTRISLVKRSVTNICSNVAEYHPNFKNWQIENYGRTEEFHLPKVRIHCAPGQSISSIKFASFGTPLGTCGSFKQGTCHAPNSYAVVEKKCLGRQTCAVPISNSNFGEDPCPNVLKRLSVEAHCTPTQN, encoded by the exons ATGGAGGTTAAGTGGGTTCTGCTATGGTGTGTAGTGTTGTTTATCAGTTGTGAGTTGATTCACTGTCATGTTACCTATGATAGGAAGGCCATTGTGATTAATGGCCAAAGAAGATTGCTTTTTTCTGGTTCTATACATTACCCCAGAAGCACCCCTGAG ATGTGGGAAGATCTGATAAACAAGGCAAAAGAAGGAGGTTTAGATGTGGTCGAGACCTATGTTTTTTGGAATGTTCATGAGCCTTCTCCTGGCAAT TACAATTTTGAAGGAAGATATGACCTGGTGAGGTTTGTGAAAACAGTTCAGAAAGCAGGCCTCTATGCTCATCTTAGAATTGGTCCTTATGTCTGTGCTGAGTGGAATTTTGG AGGATTTCCAGTATGGCTGAAGTATGTACCAGGCATTAGCTTCAGAGCAGATAATGAACCTTTCAAG AATGCAATGAAAGGGTATGCTGAAAAAATTGTTAACTTGATGAAGAGTCATAATctttttgagtctcagggtgGTCCAATCATACTCTCCCAG ATTGAGAATGAATATGGACCACAAGCCAAGGTACTCGGAGCACCAGGCCATCAGTATGCAACATGGGCTGCAAATATGGCAGTTGGATTGGACACAGGCGTCCCGTGGGTGATGTGCAAGGAAGAAGATGCCCCAGATCCTGTG ATCAACACATGTAATGGTTTCTATTGTGATAATTTCTTCCCTAACAAACCATACAAACCTGCAATTTGGACTGAAGCTTGGAGTGGTTG GTTTTCCGAATTTGGCGGTCCTCTTCATCAGAGGCCAGTTCAGGATTTGGCATTTGCTGTAGCCCAATTTATACAAAGAGGAGGATCATTTGTTAACTATTACATG TACCATGGGGGCACGAATTTTGGACGCTCCGCAGGGGGCCCATTCATCACTACTAGCTATGATTATGATGCTCCAATTGATGAGTATG GTCTGATCAGACAGCCAAAATATGGTCATCTCAAGGAGCTTCATAGAGCTGTCAAGATGTGTGAGAAATCCATTGTTTCTGCTGATCCAGCTATCACATCCTTGGGAAACCTTCAACAG GCGTATGTGTACTCTTCAGAGACAGGGGGTTGTGCCGCTTTCTTGTCAAACAATGACGCTAACTCTGCTGCTAGAGTAATGTTCAATAACATGCACTATAATTTGCCTCCTTGGTCCATTAGCATCCTTCCTGACTGCAGAAATGTAGTCTTCAACACAGCCAAA GTTGGAGTTCAAACATCAAAGATGGAAATGCTACCAACTAATTCAGAGATGCTATCTTGGGAGAGTTACAATGAAGATATATCAGCATTAGATGACAGCTCATCAATTAGATCTTTTGGTCTCTTGGAGCAAATAAATGTTACCAGAGATACAAGTGACTATTTGTGGTACATAACTAG TGTTGATATTGGTTCAACTGAATCCTTCTTGCATGGCGGGGAGCTTCCTACTCTTATAGTTGAGACAACGGGCCATGCTATGCATGTATTTATTAATGGTCAGCTATCAG GTTCTGCATTTGGGACGAGGAAGAATAGGAGATTCGTGTTTAAAGGAAAAGTCAATCTTCGTGCTGGCACAAACAGAATTGCACTTCTTAGCGTGGCTGTCGGACTGCCG AACATCGGTGGACATTTTGAAACATGGAGCACTGGAGTACTGGGTCCTGTTGCAATTCATGGACTAGATCAGGGGAAATGGGACTTGTCCTGGGCGAAGTGGACATATCAG GTTGGGCTCAAAGGGGAGGCCATGAATCTTGTTTCGCCAAACAGTATTTCTGCCGTTGACTGGATGCAGGGTTCATTAATTGCACAGAAACAACAACCTTTAACATGGCATAAG GCTTACTTCAATACACCCAATGGAGATGAGCCATTGGCTTTGGACATGAGCAGTATGGGCAAAGGTCAAGTATGGATTAATGGTCAGAGCATTGGTAGATACTGGACTGCATATGCTACTGGAGATTGCAATGGGTGCCATTATTCTGGAACTTTTCGGCCCCCAAAATGTCAACTGGGATGTGGGGAACCAACTCAAAAATG gtACCACGTTCCTCGGTCTTGGTTAAAACCCAATCAAAATCTATTGGTGCTTTTTGAAGAACTTGGCGGAGATCCCACAAGAATTTCTCTTGTTAAGAGATCAGTCACTAACATATGTTCCAATGTTGCTGAATATCATCCAAACTTTAAGAACTGGCAAATTGAGAACTATGGCAGAACCGAAGAGTTTCACCTACCTAAAGTCCGCATTCACTGTGCTCCTGGTCAATCTATTTCCTCTATTAAATTTGCGAGCTTCGGAACTCCTCTTGGAACCTGTGGGAGCTTCAAGCAAGGAACTTGCCATGCTCCTAACTCATACGCTGTTGTAGAAAAG AAATGTCTAGGACGCCAAACATGTGCTGTGCCAATATCAAATAGCAACTTTGGAGAAGATCCCTGCCCCAACGTACTGAAGCGATTATCTGTAGAAGCACATTGTACACCTACACAGAATTGA